A single region of the Schizosaccharomyces osmophilus chromosome 3, complete sequence genome encodes:
- a CDS encoding xylose and arabinose reductase, whose protein sequence is MLGPFLKLNNGLKCPQFAYGSYMINRSKCFDSVYAALQAGYRHVDSAQMYFNEGDCGRAILQFMKDTGIKREEVWYTSKLNNLAGYSATLKSIDSSVKACGLGYIDLFLLHSPYGDRLGSWKALEEAVEAGKIRAIGVSNFGPHHIQQLLDHHPKIVPCVNQIELHPFCSQSKVVEYCQTKGIALAAYAPLAHGEKFGNKQLIGIANKYNKTEAQIMIRFLLQRGYIVLPKSSTPARIKGNGEVFDFELSKDEMHTLYNLDEDYHSDWNPCVSPL, encoded by the coding sequence ATGTTAGGACCCTTTTTGAAGCTGAATAACGGCCTCAAGTGCCCTCAATTCGCTTATGGCTCTTATATGATCAACCGTAGCAAATGCTTTGACTCTGTGTATGCTGCTTTACAAGCTGGCTATCGTCATGTCGACTCTGCCCAAATGTACTTCAATGAAGGAGATTGTGGTAGAGCCATCCTTCAATTCATGAAGGACACTGGCATCAAGCGTGAAGAGGTATGGTATACCAGCAAACTAAACAACTTGGCTGGATACAGTGCTACCCTCAAGAGCATTGACAGCAGTGTGAAGGCTTGCGGTTTAGGATACATTGATTTGTTCTTGCTCCATTCCCCATATGGAGACCGTCTTGGCTCTTGGAAGGCTTTGGAAGAAGCTGTTGAAGCTGGCAAGATTCGTGCAATTGGTGTATCCAACTTTGGCCCTCATCACATTCAACAATTGTTGGATCATCATCCCAAGATTGTTCCCTGCGTCAACCAAATTGAGCTTCACCCATTCTGCTCTCAAAGCAAGGTGGTAGAATACTGCCAGACAAAGGGTATTGCTTTGGCTGCCTATGCTCCCTTAGCCCACGGTGAAAAGTTTGGAAACAAGCAATTGATTGGCATTGCCAATAAATACAATAAGACCGAAGCACAAATTATGATTCGCTTCCTTCTCCAACGTGGTTACATCGTTCTTCCAAAGAGTTCTACTCCGGCTCGAATTAAGGGCAATGGTGAAGTGTTTGATTTTGAGCTTTCCAAGGACGAAATGCATACCTTGTACAATTTGGATGAGGATTATCATTCCGATTGGAATCCATGCGTTTCTCCTCTTTAA
- the imt1 gene encoding inositol phosphorylceramide mannosyltransferase activity Imt1 has protein sequence MVRRTRKLLTVAVSLLVFIFILLKLLLYSQKYLYLLPTKQASTLYLNQQEIEASSKSSTASQTTAIPKIIHQIWKDENIPEKWSGSVNSCRAQHPEEDGWTINLWTDEKALSFMETHYSWFMPIYNSYPYDIQRFDAVRYFIIYHYGGVYIDLDVGCQKPMDPLLDQATFLLPVTEPIGYSNDWFAATPRHAFLYKVITSLSKFNHQYFTKYPTVLLSTGPLFISIALCQYLSEPHNTVRSLPPPMYANGPISFFSHVYGSSWHGSDASAFFWMQNHIFYVIMLVTVCILLLLFVLVKVFTVRRRNRNQRRRVMQQELNP, from the coding sequence ATGGTACGTCGAACTCGCAAGCTGTTAACGGTGGCCGTTTCTTTGCTtgtatttatatttattcttttaaagcttcttcTATATTCTCAAAAATACTTGTACCTTCTACCGACAAAGCAGGCCAGTACTTTGTATTTGAATCAGCaagaaattgaagcaaGTTCGAAGTCTTCCACGGCCTCCCAAACGACAGCGATTCCTAAAATAATTCACCAAATTTggaaagatgaaaatattcCTGAAAAGTGGTCAGGTTCTGTAAATTCATGCCGAGCCCAACATCCAGAGGAGGATGGGTGGACAATAAACCTTTGGACTGACGAAAAGGCCTTGTCTTTTATGGAAACGCATTATTCATGGTTTATGCCTATTTATAATAGTTACCCTTATGATATTCAACGATTTGATGCTGTTCGCTACTTCATCATATATCATTATGGAGGTGTGTACATTGATTTAGATGTAGGTTGTCAAAAACCTATGGATCCTTTACTTGATCAAGCAacctttttgcttcctgTGACTGAACCGATTGGGTATAGCAATGACTGGTTTGCTGCTACTCCAAGACATGCGTTTCTTTACAAAGTGATTACTTCTTTGTCCAAATTTAACCATCAGTATTTTACGAAATACCCAACCGTATTGCTAAGTACGGGCCCTTTGTTCATTTCCATTGCACTCTGCCAGTACTTGTCAGAGCCACATAACACGGTGCGAAGTCTTCCTCCACCTATGTATGCAAATGGTccgatttcttttttctcccATGTTTATGGTAGTAGTTGGCATGGATCCGATGCCAGtgcatttttttggatgCAGAACCATATATTTTATGTTATTATGCTCGTTACCGTATGTATTTTattgttgctttttgtaCTCGTCAAAGTCTTCACTGTTCGCCGAAGGAATAGAAACCAGCGCCGACGAGTAATGCAACAAGAACTTAATCCttag
- the sec67 gene encoding ER protein translocation subcomplex subunit Sec67, with translation MAVRTEQLEAPQVKLDNLTEEEQLVQEKLNKYAKSIATFRYPFAIPPPFPPAKPNLALSTQVNKMKQTANEAFKRKKYEEAKKLYSLALHLALNRCSWEPALLTREEVSTMLCNRAAAELSLSQFPEALADANAALKIRNTYGKCFYRKAKALEAMHRMDEAKQVVRDGLILAEPITRNELVSLWATYTKEN, from the coding sequence ATGGCTGTAAGGACCGAACAATTGGAAGCACCCCAAGTAAAGTTGGACAATTTGACAGAAGAAGAGCAGTTGGTTCAGGAAAAACTGAATAAATATGCAAAATCGATAGCTACGTTTAGATATCCGTTTGCAATTCCACCTCCGTTTCCCCCAGCAAAGCCAAATTTGGCTCTTTCTACCCAAGTGAATAAAATGAAGCAGACAGCCAACGAAGCCTTCAAGCGGAAAAAGTACGAGGAAGccaaaaaattatacagTCTTGCTTTACATTTAGCACTCAATCGTTGTTCTTGGGAACCCGCCTTGCTGACTCGCGAAGAAGTAAGCACTATGCTCTGTAATCGTGCAGCCGCTGAATTGTCGCTTTCACAGTTCCCAGAGGCGTTGGCGGATGCAAATGCTGCTTTAAAGATTCGTAATACCTATGGTAAATGTTTTTatcgaaaagcaaaagccTTGGAGGCGATGCATCGTATGGATGAAGCCAAACAAGTCGTTCGAGACGGTTTAATTTTGGCTGAGCCTATTACTCGAAATGAGCTCGTTTCTTTGTGGGCTACCTAtacgaaagaaaattaa
- a CDS encoding MatE family transmembrane transporter, which produces MNLKNFPSWALTKIFSLESEPRRVLSSRSNCSDEERRLLTEEDHSLIDDQSYLEPNIPSVYGSMVPVPQQIQQNHVHPWGQAVDDCAHGLSTVRHEFAELLRLGSPTVLAYLFQSSEQFSTVFSLGHLGKEYLAASSLSTMTAAITAFSMFQGIISSLDTLATQAFGANKPYNVAVYFQRCCFILLLLHIPISIIWLNLEHILIFLRQDPMVAHLCGRYMRVFIFAAPGYASFEVMKRYLQSQGIFKPITCVLCFAAPLNMLLNYLLVWHPKLGFGFLGAPTAVAITFWVQSISLMTYARFSSSVIPWTHFSKRAVQNLRPMLTLSFHGMLMIVTEWAAYEMTSLGAGYLGTASLASQSVLLTTTSLAFQVPFAFAVASSTRVGHLVGSGRPNLARICSRVATCLAVLVSVTDGLFLFCFRDHWGHYFTSDKEVLGIVQQVFPILCLFIVFDALNAVGGGLLRGIGKQSIGGVISIACNYCIALPVTLVFVIVYHLGLKGIWLGMIVAVTTGITCQYTVLGHINWHKVLQEALQRMAHI; this is translated from the exons atgaacttgaaaaacttcCCTTCGTGGGCATTAACGAAAATTTTTAGTCTTGAGAGCGAACCTAGACGAGTGCTCTCTTCTCGTAGCAATTGCTCTGATGAAGAACGAAGATTATTAACAGAAGAGGATCATTCACTTATTGATGATCAAAGTTACCTGGAACCAAACATTCCATCTGTGTATGGTTCTATGGTTCCAGTTCCTCAGcaaattcaacaaaaccATGTTCACCCTTGGGGACAAGCGGTCGATGATTGTGCTCATGGGTTGTCTACGGTTCGGCATGAATTTGCAGAATTACTACGATTGGGTTCTCCGACTGTATTAGCCTATCTATTTCAGTCATCAGAACAGTTTTCCACCGTCTTTAGTTTAGGCCATTTAGGAAAAGAATATCTGGCGGCTTCTTCCCTTTCAACAATGACTGCTGCCATCACGGCCTTTTCCATGTTCCAAGGAATTATTTCATCTCTAGATACTCTTGCTACACAAGCATTTGGAGCAAATAAACCGTACAATGTGGCCGTATACTTTCAGCGTTGTTGTTtcatccttcttcttttacatATTCCCATTTCTATCATTTGGTTGAACTTGGAGCATATCcttatttttcttcgtcaaGATCCCATGGTCGCACACCTGTGTGGCCGATATATGAGAGTTTTCATCTTTGCCGC TCCTGGATATGCATCATTTGAAGTTATGAAGCGTTATCTTCAATCGCAAGGTATTTTTAAACCCATCACTTGTGTCCTTTGCTTTGCTGCCCCTTTAAACATGCTACTCAATTATCTTTTGGTGTGGCATCCAAAACTGGGTTTTGGATTCCTAGGTGCTCCTACCGCCGTTGCGATCACTTTTTGGGTTCAAAGTATTAGTTTAATGACTTACGCTCGTTTCTCGTCTTCTGTCATTCCTTGGACACACTTTTCAAAGCGTGCGGTACAAAATCTAAGACCTATGTTGACGCTGTCCTTTCATGGTATGTTGATGATTGTAACGGAATGGGCTGCCTATGAAATGACTAGTTTGGGAGCTGGTTATTTGGGAACAGCTTCTTTAGCCTCACAATCCGTCCTTCTCACTACCACTTCTTTGGCTTTCCAAgttccttttgcttttgccGTTGCATCTTCTACTCGCGTTGGTCATCTCGTTGGTTCTGGCAGACCGAATTTGGCTCGTATATGCAGTCGAGTAGCTACTTGTCTTGCTGTTTTAGTCTCTGTGACTGACggtctttttctattttgcTTCCGTGACCATTGGGGGCATTATTTCACTTCTGATAAAGAAGTACTCGGAATAGTACAGCAAGTATTTCCCATTTTGTGTCTCTTTATCGTTTTCGATGCTCTCAATGCTGTTGGAGGCGGATTGCTTCGTGGTATAGGCAAGCAGAGTATTGGTGGTGTTATTAGCATCGCTTGTAACTATTGTATTGCTTTACCAGTTACGCTCGTCTTTGTCATTGTGTATCACTTAGGCTTGAAAGGTATTTGGTTGGGAATGATAGTTGCTGTCACAACTGGTATTACTTGTCAGTATACCGTTCTTGGGCATATAAATTGGCACAAAGTCCTTCAAGAAGCACTTCAAAGAATGGCTCACATATAA
- the mtq2 gene encoding eRF1 methyltransferase Mtq2, with the protein MIPTPDTSCLSEDVFQDVYEPAEDTFALLDALEEDKDKLCKFADEKLLLTSEIGCGSGCVSSFFKSGILQDRPTIHFMTDISNAACNATAYVVNKNREVYNDKSGAFLTAQTFFLQGLRIRKSVDVLLFNPPYVPTEFEEIPKEANIASTWAGGTDGMDVTSQLLRIVDDILSADGVFYMVAVARNNPGKIQNYMLQFGFNSKEVLRRKAGRETLCVLRFSKSNALFF; encoded by the exons ATGATTCCCACTCCTGATACTTCTTGTTTGTCAGAAGACGTATTCCAGGATGTATATGAACCTGCAG AGGatacttttgctttgctgGACGCTCTTGAGGAGGATAAAGACAAGCTATGTAAATTTGCAGATGAAAAGTTGCTTCTCACTTCAGAAATAGG TTGTGGATCTGGCTGTGTGTCGtcgtttttcaaaagtGGAATTTTGCAGGACAGACCAACAA TTCATTTTATGACTGACATTTCAAATGCTGCCTGCAATGCGACAGCTTATGTAGTGAATAAAAATCGAGAAGTATACAATGACAAAAGCGGTGCATTTTTAACTGCgcaaactttctttttacaagGATTAAGGATTAGAAAAAGCGTTgatgttttgctttttaatCCTCCTTATGTCCCTACAGAATTTGAGGAAATCCCAAAAGAAGCCAATATTGCTTCCACTTGGGCAGGAGGGACCGATGGAATGGATGTAACAAGTCAATTATTAAGGATTGTAGAT GACATACTTTCAGCAGATGGAGTCTTCTACATGGTCGCTGTTGCTCGAAATAATCCaggaaaaattcaaaattatATGTTACAGTTTGGTTttaattcaaaagaagtgTTGAGAAGAAAGGCGGGAAGAGAAACACTATGCGTGTTGCGTTTTTCAAAGAGCaatgctttatttttctaa
- the lsm6 gene encoding Lsm2-8 complex subunit Lsm6, translating to MDSSPNDFLNKVIGKPVIIRLSSGVDYRGILSCLDGYMNLALEQTEEFVNGKKTNEYGDAFIRGNNVLYVSALNKQ from the exons ATGGACTCTTCACcaaatgattttttaaacaagGTTATTGGAAAACCTGTCATCATCCGTTTAAGCTCTGGTGTGGATTATCGTG GAATCTTGAGTTGCCTTGACGGGTATATGAATCTTGCCTTGGAACAGACAGAAGAATTTGTTAATGgtaaaaaaacaaacgaataTGGTGACGCTTTTATTCGTGGTAACAATG TTTTGTATGTATCAGCATTAAATAAGCaataa
- the rim1 gene encoding mitochondrial single-stranded DNA binding protein Rim1 → MFTPSLRQICFKRSFSFSPARLRDIQRLTFTGNLVRDAERLQSQRGNPYMKYTVASNNGKDVPATFRTVFSFDDREFDRMETVLKKGNQVFVETNAVYRNSPSTESAGPSPLSLSLQHLNIQVLKRARTAVAEEEPAERATPFETGPLPNSF, encoded by the exons ATGTTTACTCCTTCTCTTCGCCAAATTTGCTTTAAACGCTCATTCTCCTTTTCTCCAGCTCGTCTCCGAGATATCCAGCGTTTGACGTTTACTGGAAATCTAGTACGTGATGCTGAACGTTTACAGTCACAACGTGGTAATCCCTATATGAAATATACAGTCGCGTCCAATAACGGAAAGGATGTGCCTGCTACGTTTCGTACAGTGTTCTCTTTTGACGACCGCGAATTTGACCGTATGGAAACTGTCCTCAAAAAGGGAAACCAAGTCTTTGTAGAGACTAACGCCGTTTATCGCAATTCTCCTTCCACTGAATCTGCAGGCCCCTCTCCTTTATCCTTAAGTCTTCAACACC TCAACATTCAAGTCTTAAAGCGTGCTCGCACCGCTGttgctgaagaagagcCTGCTGAAAGAGCCACTCCATTTGAGACTGGACCCCTCCCCAACAGCTTTTAA
- the rpa49 gene encoding DNA-directed RNA polymerase I complex subunit Rpa49: MAVSGGELKGKKRKSGESHKESKKSIQVLSLKESSLPPFVTTISGSYPPEETRFQPVHTDEKKTSDISLVGRTERVQFEAKNKPTNNVESNYCLAIADKHGRVKKLVPTRYLNTFERQVLAMREKDEHMKKQRGVVAGTIMEQRANLGLAFGTKKNQKAIMEESANRVKADALGDVKDQLVSNVQKATEALPSQEELNAYQAQDRPTPPVHMDAETVEDAYKLEDIIPKEEMSAIYIKPFLDSAEDKGWSKMLPYRHSVFVNERFSRLLSIEEVDHKRAKLLYYISLLEAFLFSRRAVTDRDTLRRKLADPPEILMDGLFKRFTQTTATGSAQVSMRQVDRIMCYIIVLYLIVDNYSTDILTLANDLNIKVMKANELFKTVGCRIMSYSETQRMALGLNKTEAKNHKRAVLKVPLEFPKPRRGRARN, from the coding sequence ATGGCGGTTTCAGGAGGCGAGCTGAAGGGTAAAAAACGCAAATCTGGAGAGTCGCATAAGGAGTCGAAGAAGAGCATTCAGGTTCTCTCGCTGAAAGAATCTTCCTTGCCCCCGTTTGTTACGACAATCTCTGGTTCTTACCCTCCTGAAGAAACTCGGTTTCAGCCCGTTCACACagacgaaaagaaaacgagtGACATTTCACTTGTTGGAAGAACCGAGCGTGTTCAATTTGAAGCGAAAAACAAGCCTACAAACAATGTAGAGTCCAATTACTGCTTGGCCATTGCTGACAAGCATGGTCGTGTTAAGAAGTTGGTCCCTACTCGCTACCTTAACACGTTTGAGCGACAAGTTCTTGCTATGAGAGAAAAGGATGAACACATGAAAAAGCAACGTGGTGTCGTTGCTGGCACGATAATGGAACAACGTGCCAACCTTGGCTTAGCCTTTGGTACCAAGAAGAACCAAAAGGCAATTATGGAGGAGTCTGCTAATCGGGTTAAGGCTGACGCTCTAGGCGATGTCAAGGACCAACTTGTTAGTAATGTTCAAAAGGCAACGGAAGCTCTACCTTCACAAGAGGAGCTTAATGCTTATCAAGCACAAGATCGACCCACTCCTCCTGTTCATATGGATGCGGAAACTGTTGAAGACGCCTATAAATTGGAGGACATCattccaaaagaagaaatgtcTGCTATTTATATCAAGCcatttttggattctgCTGAGGACAAGGGATGGTCCAAGATGCTACCTTACCGTCATTCTGTCTTTGTGAATGAACGCTTCTCTCGATTATTATCGATTGAGGAAGTTGATCACAAGCGTGCCAAACTCCTCTATTACATTTCATTGTTGGAGgcattcttgttttctcgTCGCGCTGTTACGGATCGTGACACTTTACGCAGAAAGCTTGCTGATCCTCCTGAAATTTTGATGGATGGCCTCTTCAAACGTTTCACACAAACGACAGCAACCGGTTCGGCTCAAGTTTCTATGCGTCAAGTTGATCGTATCATGTGCTATATCATTGTCTTGTATCTTATCGTCGACAATTACTCCACAGACATTCTCACATTGGCTAATGACCTAAACATCAAGGTAATGAAAGCAAACGAGCTTTTTAAGACTGTGGGATGCCGCATCATGTCTTATTCAGAGACTCAACGTATGGCTCTTGGTTTGAATAAAACAGAAGCAAAGAACCACAAGCGGGCAGTTTTGAAGGTTCCTCTCGAATTTCCTAAACCCCGCCGTGGTCGTGCTAGGAATTAA
- the rmp1 gene encoding RNase MRP subunit Rmp1/NEPRO, producing the protein MNTFPTMDVLQPDAVVLQKIVYRNKNQHRLTIWWRHVIMLHRRLRQWLSGKESVKSLLLQQCPKSYALFTNLIAHGQYPGLGCLLLGILSRVWYVLGGIEYEASLSPPSSPALLPNPPLLQEQIFKANNKEKDLSDLGTVISREELSSSAPPSSLSREVSLANSPSAEVNSIPLPQTPSAQAQPSGGGISASDKPSLRSSDSTCSAPKKKKKKSKKKKDEIDDIFG; encoded by the exons ATGAAC ACATTCCCAACTATGGATGTTTTGCAGCCAGATGCTGTAGTGCTACAGAAAATCGTTTACAGAAATAAAAACCAACATCGTCTCACGATTTGGTGGAGGCATGTAATCATGCTTCACCGTAGGTTAAGGCAATGGCTCTCTGGAAAGGAATCTGTGAAATCGTTGCTTTTGCAACAATGCCCAAAATCTTACGCTCTTTTTACCAATTTAATTGCACATGGCCAATATCCAGGACTTGGGTGCCTTCTGCTTGGCATTTTATCTCGCGTTTGGTATGTTTTGGGAGGAATCGAATATGAAGCTAGCTTGTCACCCCCATCATCTCCGGCTCTTTTACCAAATCCTCCTCTCTTACAAGagcaaattttcaaagcgaacaataaagaaaaggatcTATCGGACCTTGGAACTGTCATTTCTCGTGAAGAACTTTCTTCCTCTGCTCCTCCATCGTCACTTTCTCGTGAAGTCAGCCTTGCTAACTCTCCATCTGCTGAAGTGAATTCCATTCCACTACCGCAAACACCGTCTGCGCAAGCGCAACCCTCTGGAGGTGGTATTTCAGCATCCGATAAACCCTCGTTACGGTCTTCCGATTCAACTTGTTCAGCAcccaaaaagaagaagaagaaatctaaaaagaaaaaagatgaaattgaCGATATTTTTGGTTAA
- the uba5 gene encoding NEDD8 activating enzyme E1-type Uba5 has product MDNPCKMQKYDRQVRIWKAEGQYAIEQSHICLLNANTVGCEALKNTILPGIREFTVIDKSLVDLKRDGSNFFVQYDQEGQSRALCTSTLLQQLNPSAEMNYLEVEPEELIEKDIEFFSRFAIVFASKLKSEALLRLEAFLRSKGIPLIYYNSIGFAGIIRISLPEYTTVQSQPEVPLDLRIRTPWFDLMDHVRSLNISQMDVTTRNELTYIELLIHYMLQFERLHHRKPENSDDRRILQDMIRKDIHGQAPENYEEALSSYWRILQEYKIPSNVMEVLQDEKSQHLSECSTDFWILCHSLKCFYEERGTLPLLGTIPDMHSNTQRYLTIKQLYNEKYLTDFGALKLFVQRALKSQKRPVDDIPDIVIKRFCKNVLNIKVLRYRSIQEEFETPNNLDSFLSEENSLLPWYFAFRISEQLFSCHPHASLEKESPIVNSELDNLFEKYSLKQEYKEKVLECIEELSRASGYEVHPVSSLVGGIAAQEAIKILTKHYLPVNHTCIFNGVHSKTETFNI; this is encoded by the exons ATGGACAATCCTTGTAAAATGCAAAAATACGATAG GCAAGTACGGATTTGGAAAGCAGAAGGGCAATATGCTATTGAGCAATCACATATTTGCTTGCTAAATGCCAATACAGTGGGTTGTGAAgcattaaaaaatacaattcTTCCTG GAATTCGTGAATTTACTGTAATTGACAAATCGTTGGTAGATCTGAAGCGTGATGGATCCAACTTCTTTGTGCAGTACGATCAAGAAGGACAGAGCCGAGCTTTATGCACTAGTACCTTACTACAGCAGTTGAATCCATCAGCGGAAATGAATTACCTAGAAGTG GAACCAGAAGAGTTAATAGAGAAAgatattgaatttttttcaagatttGCAATTGTTTTCGCTTCAAAACTTAAAAGTGAGGCTTTGCTTCGACTTGAAGCTTTCTTAAGGTCCAAAGGAATTCCTCTCATCTACTACAATTCTATCGGATTCGCAGGCATAATTCGAATCTCTCTCCCAGAATATACAA CCGTTCAGTCTCAGCCCGAGGTACCTTTAGATTTACGAATTCGCACTCCTTGGTTTGATTTGATGGATCATGTACGCTCCTTGAACATTAGTCAAATGGACGTAACAACAAGGAATGAGCTTACATATATCGAGCttttaattcattatatGCTACAATTTGAGAGGCTGCATCATCGGAAGCCAGAAAATTCGGATGATAGAAGAATTTTGCAAGATATGATTCGAAAGGACATACATGGACAAGCTCCTGAAAATTACGAAGAAGCATTATCAAGCTATTGGAGAATTCTTCAAGAGTATAAG ATACCTTCGAACGTGATGGAAGTACTCCAGGATGAAAAAAGTCAACATCTTAGTGAATGCTCCACCGATTTTTGGATACTATGTCATTCTTTGAAATGCTTCTACGAGGAGAGAGGAACTTTGCCATTGTTAGGTACAATTCCTGACATGCATTCTAATACTCAGCGTTACTTGACTATAAAGCAATT GTACAATGAAAAGTATCTTACAGATTTTGGTGCTCTAAAATTATTTGTTCAAAGAGCATTAAAGTCTCAGAAAAGGCCTGTGGATGATATACCGGATATTGTGATAAAAAGGTTTTGCAAAAACGTTTTGAACATTAAGGTTCTTCGATACAGATCCAtacaagaagaatttgagaCTCCCAACAATTTAG attcatttctttctgaAGAAAATTCTCTCCTTCCTTGGTATTTTGCGTTTCGAATCTCGGAGCAACTTTTCAGTTGTCACCCACATGCATCACTAGAAAAGGAATCTCCCATTGTCAATTCCGAATTGGacaatttatttgaaaagtatTCATTGAAACAGgaatacaaagaaaaggttttgGAATGCATTGAGGAACT ATCTCGAGCATCCGGTTATGAAGTTCATCCAGTTTCCTCTCTAGTAGGCGGAATTGCTGCACAAGAGGCAATTAAG ATCCTTACGAAACATTATCTACCGGTCAATCACACATGCATCTTTAATGGAGTTCATAGCAAAACTGAAACATTTAATATTTAG